In Arthrobacter sp. QXT-31, one genomic interval encodes:
- the mmsA gene encoding multiple monosaccharide ABC transporter ATP-binding protein, giving the protein MNVPILQMRGITKTFPGVKALQDVTLDVNRGEVHAICGENGAGKSTLMKVLSGVYAHNTFEGDILFENEPCDFASISDSEKRGIVIIHQELALSPYLSIAENIFLGNEMASRGWVDWRKTNLEAAKLLARVGLDENPVTPIQHISVGKQQLVEIAKALSKEVKLLILDEPTAALNDEDSDHLLDLILHLKGQGVTSIIISHKLNEIRKVADAVTIIRDGRSIETLRVDQGQITQERIIRGMVGRDLDSLYPEREPQIGEEVLRIEDWTVQHPQDHTRTVVHNASLNVRKGEVVGLAGLMGAGRTELAMSVFGRTYGRAVSGKVFKYGKEINTSTVPEAIRNGIAYATEDRKHYGLNLIEDIKRNISMAALPKLAKRGWVDKNKETTVANSYRKSMNIKAPSVAAITGKLSGGNQQKVVLSKWMFSDPDVLILDEPTRGIDVGAKFEIYTIIAELAAQGKAVIVISSELPELLGICDRIYTLSAGHVTGEVPIAEASQETLMHYMTQEKE; this is encoded by the coding sequence ATGAACGTACCCATTCTTCAGATGCGCGGGATCACCAAGACCTTCCCCGGCGTCAAAGCCCTCCAGGATGTCACCCTGGATGTGAACCGCGGTGAGGTCCACGCGATCTGCGGCGAAAACGGGGCAGGCAAGTCCACCCTGATGAAGGTGCTCTCCGGCGTCTACGCCCACAACACCTTCGAGGGGGACATCCTCTTCGAGAACGAGCCGTGCGACTTCGCGTCCATCAGCGACAGCGAAAAGCGCGGCATCGTAATCATCCACCAGGAGCTGGCCCTGAGCCCGTACCTGTCCATCGCAGAGAACATCTTCCTGGGCAACGAAATGGCTTCCCGCGGCTGGGTTGACTGGCGCAAAACCAACCTGGAGGCAGCCAAGCTGCTGGCCAGGGTGGGTCTGGATGAAAACCCCGTCACGCCCATCCAGCACATCAGCGTCGGCAAGCAGCAGCTCGTCGAAATCGCCAAGGCCCTGTCCAAGGAAGTGAAACTGCTGATCCTGGACGAACCCACCGCGGCCCTGAACGATGAGGACTCAGACCACCTGCTGGACCTGATCCTGCACCTTAAGGGCCAGGGCGTCACCAGCATCATCATCAGCCATAAACTCAACGAAATCCGCAAGGTGGCGGACGCCGTCACCATCATCCGCGATGGAAGGTCCATCGAGACCCTGCGCGTGGACCAGGGCCAGATCACCCAGGAACGCATCATCCGCGGCATGGTGGGCCGCGACCTGGACAGCCTCTACCCCGAGCGTGAACCGCAGATCGGCGAGGAAGTCCTGCGCATCGAGGACTGGACGGTCCAGCACCCGCAGGACCACACCCGCACCGTGGTCCACAATGCCAGCCTCAACGTCCGCAAGGGCGAAGTGGTGGGGCTCGCCGGACTCATGGGAGCCGGCCGCACCGAACTGGCTATGAGCGTCTTCGGCCGCACCTACGGCCGGGCGGTCTCCGGAAAGGTGTTCAAGTACGGCAAGGAAATCAACACCTCCACCGTTCCCGAGGCCATCCGCAATGGCATCGCCTACGCCACCGAGGACCGCAAGCACTACGGCCTGAACCTCATCGAGGACATCAAGCGGAACATCTCCATGGCTGCCCTGCCCAAGCTCGCCAAGCGCGGCTGGGTGGACAAGAACAAGGAAACCACGGTGGCCAACAGCTACCGGAAGAGCATGAACATCAAGGCCCCCTCCGTCGCGGCCATCACCGGTAAACTCTCCGGCGGCAACCAGCAGAAGGTGGTCCTGAGCAAATGGATGTTCTCGGACCCCGACGTGCTGATTCTGGACGAGCCCACCCGCGGCATCGACGTCGGCGCCAAGTTCGAGATCTATACGATCATCGCCGAGCTCGCCGCGCAGGGAAAGGCCGTCATCGTGATCTCCTCAGAGCTGCCCGAACTCCTGGGCATCTGCGACCGGATCTACACCCTGTCCGCCGGCCACGTCACCGGTGAAGTCCCCATCGCCGAGGCCTCCCAGGAGACCCTCATGCACTACATGACCCAAGAGAAGGAATAA